One genomic window of Microbacterium sp. BH-3-3-3 includes the following:
- the pcp gene encoding pyroglutamyl-peptidase I, producing the protein MTTVLLTGFEPFAGDATNPSGDAVRAVSAGWSGPEELIVEVLPVTFDRADAQLRALIDRYRPDVVIATGLAGGRTQVTPERVAINLADARIPDNDGAQPVDRPIVEGAPAAYFATVPVKAMAAAMGEAGIPAAVSYSAGTFVCNQVMFAALHATASTPGARAGFVHVPYASEDAPVGAPSLPLADIVRALESAVRAAIDVPTDLAVSAGTLH; encoded by the coding sequence ATGACCACGGTGCTTCTCACGGGCTTCGAGCCGTTCGCCGGTGACGCCACCAACCCCTCCGGTGATGCGGTGCGCGCCGTCTCGGCGGGCTGGAGCGGCCCCGAAGAGCTGATCGTCGAGGTGCTGCCGGTCACCTTCGACCGGGCGGACGCGCAGCTGCGGGCCCTCATCGACCGGTATCGACCCGACGTGGTGATCGCCACGGGACTCGCCGGCGGTCGCACGCAGGTCACCCCGGAGCGCGTGGCCATCAACCTGGCCGATGCCCGCATCCCCGACAACGACGGCGCCCAGCCCGTCGACCGCCCGATCGTCGAGGGCGCGCCCGCGGCGTACTTCGCGACCGTCCCGGTCAAGGCGATGGCGGCGGCGATGGGCGAGGCCGGCATTCCCGCCGCGGTGTCGTACTCGGCGGGCACGTTCGTGTGCAACCAGGTGATGTTCGCCGCCCTGCACGCGACGGCGTCGACGCCGGGGGCGCGCGCGGGGTTCGTGCACGTCCCGTACGCGAGCGAGGACGCCCCCGTCGGCGCCCCGTCGCTCCCGCTGGCCGACATCGTGCGCGCGCTCGAGAGCGCGGTGCGCGCCGCGATCGACGTGCCGACGGATCTCGCCGTGTCGGCCGGCACCCTGCACTGA
- a CDS encoding TetR/AcrR family transcriptional regulator gives MSTSSKYHHGDLGPALLVAADELLAESGVGVLSLREVARRAGVSHNAPYHHFADRRALLKRLSERHMAQLLEGQRRAVAEVTPGAPAIRAIASAYVDYAVAHPQGFALVFDPEICIPGAPSAEMAPLIRANEDLIAQAIVAVDPTLSGERLEATVAGAWSLAHGMATLVVAGHLPQDAVVSGLDALVAFVRQMPTA, from the coding sequence GTGTCAACATCGTCGAAATACCACCACGGCGATCTCGGCCCCGCTTTGCTCGTCGCTGCGGACGAACTCCTCGCCGAGAGCGGTGTCGGCGTCTTGAGCCTCCGTGAAGTCGCGCGGCGCGCGGGGGTCAGCCACAACGCGCCCTACCACCACTTCGCCGACCGACGTGCGCTCCTCAAGCGCCTGTCGGAGCGCCATATGGCGCAGCTCCTCGAAGGCCAACGACGCGCCGTCGCCGAGGTGACGCCCGGTGCGCCGGCCATTCGCGCCATCGCCAGCGCATACGTCGACTACGCCGTCGCTCACCCGCAAGGCTTCGCGCTGGTCTTCGACCCCGAGATCTGCATCCCCGGTGCACCGTCCGCCGAGATGGCCCCGCTCATCCGTGCAAATGAGGACCTCATCGCCCAGGCGATCGTCGCCGTCGATCCGACTCTGAGCGGAGAGCGTCTGGAGGCCACGGTCGCGGGCGCCTGGTCGCTCGCTCACGGCATGGCGACCCTCGTCGTCGCCGGCCACCTGCCGCAGGACGCCGTCGTATCCGGCCTCGATGCGCTCGTCGCTTTCGTCCGACAGATGCCCACGGCGTGA
- a CDS encoding type II toxin-antitoxin system Phd/YefM family antitoxin, which produces MKTSHVKVQYAKTHLSALIASVQRGDEVVIARGDTPAAKLVAVDAPSRRELGFVAYQVPPGFADALPDDELAAWEDGA; this is translated from the coding sequence ATGAAGACCTCCCACGTGAAGGTGCAGTACGCCAAAACGCATCTCTCGGCTCTCATCGCCTCGGTGCAGCGCGGTGACGAGGTCGTCATCGCGCGCGGCGACACGCCGGCGGCGAAGCTCGTCGCCGTCGATGCTCCGTCCCGTCGAGAACTCGGGTTCGTCGCTTACCAGGTGCCTCCCGGCTTCGCCGATGCGCTCCCCGACGACGAGCTCGCCGCATGGGAAGACGGGGCGTGA
- the ispG gene encoding flavodoxin-dependent (E)-4-hydroxy-3-methylbut-2-enyl-diphosphate synthase, producing MPAVNIGMPRVPEVLAPRRKTRQIKVGKVLVGGDAPVSVQSMCTTPTTNINATLQQIAELTASGCEIVRVAVPSQDDADVLHIIAKKSQIPVIADIHFQPKYVFQAIDAGCGAVRVNPGNIRKFDDQVGAIAKAAKAAGVSLRIGVNAGSLDRRLLEKYGKATPEALVESAVWEASLFEEHDFHDFKISVKHNDPIVMVKAYRLLAERGDWPLHLGVTEAGPAFQGTIKSATAFGILLSEGIGDTIRVSLSAPPAEEVKVGHQILQSLNLRERKLEIVSCPSCGRAQVDVYTLADDVTEGLKDMTVPLRVAVMGCVVNGPGEARDADLGVASGNGKGQIFVKGEVVKTVPESEIVATLIAEANRLAAEMGPDAATGTAQVITA from the coding sequence GTGCCTGCAGTGAACATCGGGATGCCCCGCGTGCCGGAGGTCCTCGCGCCTCGTCGCAAGACCCGCCAGATCAAGGTGGGCAAGGTGCTCGTGGGCGGTGACGCCCCCGTGAGCGTGCAGTCGATGTGCACGACTCCCACCACCAACATCAACGCCACCCTTCAGCAGATCGCCGAGCTCACGGCATCCGGCTGCGAGATCGTGCGCGTGGCCGTGCCGTCGCAAGACGACGCCGACGTGCTGCACATCATCGCGAAGAAGAGCCAGATCCCGGTCATCGCCGACATCCACTTCCAGCCGAAGTACGTCTTCCAGGCGATCGACGCCGGCTGCGGCGCGGTGCGCGTGAACCCGGGCAACATCCGCAAGTTCGACGACCAGGTCGGCGCGATCGCGAAGGCGGCCAAGGCCGCGGGCGTGTCGCTGCGCATCGGGGTGAACGCCGGGTCGCTCGATCGCCGCCTGCTCGAGAAGTACGGCAAGGCCACGCCCGAGGCGCTCGTCGAGAGCGCCGTATGGGAGGCCTCGCTGTTCGAGGAGCACGACTTCCACGACTTCAAGATCTCGGTCAAGCACAACGACCCCATCGTCATGGTGAAGGCCTACCGACTGCTCGCCGAGCGGGGCGACTGGCCCCTGCACCTCGGCGTCACCGAGGCCGGCCCCGCGTTCCAGGGCACGATCAAGAGCGCCACGGCCTTCGGTATCCTGCTGTCGGAGGGCATCGGCGACACGATCCGCGTCTCGCTCTCGGCCCCGCCCGCCGAAGAGGTCAAGGTCGGCCACCAGATCCTGCAGTCGCTGAACCTCCGCGAGCGCAAGCTCGAGATCGTCTCGTGCCCCTCGTGCGGCCGCGCGCAGGTCGACGTCTACACGCTCGCCGACGACGTCACCGAGGGCCTCAAGGACATGACCGTGCCGCTGCGCGTGGCCGTCATGGGCTGCGTCGTCAACGGCCCCGGAGAAGCGCGCGACGCCGACCTGGGCGTCGCCTCGGGCAACGGCAAGGGCCAGATCTTCGTGAAGGGCGAGGTCGTGAAGACCGTCCCCGAGTCCGAGATCGTGGCGACCCTCATCGCCGAGGCCAACCGCCTCGCCGCCGAGATGGGCCCCGACGCCGCCACCGGCACCGCGCAGGTCATCACGGCCTGA
- a CDS encoding type II toxin-antitoxin system VapC family toxin, whose translation MRFLLDTHTLLWALTAPERLGPQSSSVIADPASRLTVSAVSAWEIATKNRIGKLPRADALVGGYERHLDRLGVERLAIDETHALLAGSMRWDHRDPFDRMLAAQAMVESLTLITDDAAFAGLAGLAVLW comes from the coding sequence GTGAGGTTTCTTCTCGACACGCACACTCTGTTGTGGGCGTTGACCGCTCCCGAGCGACTCGGACCGCAGTCGTCGTCGGTGATCGCCGATCCGGCATCCCGACTGACTGTCTCGGCGGTGTCGGCCTGGGAGATCGCCACGAAGAACCGGATCGGAAAGCTACCCCGGGCGGACGCGCTCGTGGGCGGCTACGAACGTCATCTCGACCGCCTCGGCGTCGAACGGCTTGCCATCGACGAGACGCACGCGCTTCTCGCGGGTTCGATGCGGTGGGACCATCGCGACCCCTTCGACCGGATGCTCGCGGCGCAGGCGATGGTCGAGTCGCTGACGCTCATCACCGACGACGCCGCCTTCGCCGGTCTCGCCGGGTTGGCGGTGCTCTGGTGA
- a CDS encoding NAD(P)H-dependent oxidoreductase, which produces MTALVLDGHPSADSLTSALARRYADAHGDARLLAVRDLDFDPVLQRGYRQRQDLEPDLADALDALLAASHVVVATPVWWASTPALLKGFFDRVLVPQRTYRYGANGVPQGLLTARTGRLLLTSDSPRWFLAYTGDPTLRQVRNQTLRFCGIRSVRTTHFPSVRRSDDAERRAWLDRTAAIAQRDARR; this is translated from the coding sequence ATGACCGCGCTCGTCCTCGACGGACACCCTTCCGCCGACTCGCTCACCTCCGCCCTCGCTCGGCGTTACGCCGACGCGCACGGCGACGCGCGGCTCCTCGCCGTGCGCGACCTCGACTTCGACCCGGTCCTCCAGCGGGGATACCGGCAGAGGCAAGACCTGGAGCCCGACCTGGCCGACGCCCTCGACGCTTTGCTGGCCGCGTCGCACGTCGTCGTCGCGACGCCGGTGTGGTGGGCCTCCACCCCCGCACTGCTGAAGGGCTTCTTCGATCGCGTTCTCGTCCCGCAGCGCACCTATCGCTACGGGGCGAACGGCGTGCCGCAGGGCCTGCTGACCGCTCGCACCGGGCGACTCCTGCTGACCAGCGACTCTCCGCGATGGTTCCTCGCGTACACGGGAGACCCGACCCTCCGACAGGTCCGTAATCAGACGTTGCGCTTCTGCGGCATCCGTTCGGTGCGGACGACGCACTTCCCGTCGGTGCGCAGGTCCGACGACGCAGAGCGTCGCGCGTGGCTCGACCGAACCGCCGCCATCGCGCAGCGCGATGCGCGCCGCTGA
- a CDS encoding RNA polymerase sigma factor — MDDDDAGLWPRVCRGDELALAALFDRHEARLFRHATRLLTHREDAKDAVTVAFFELWRKRASVRLVDGSPLPWLLTAVAHCARNLERSGRRYRTLLERVPAAPPVPAPDVDDGAVLGALKRLPEREQAVVVLAVLEGYAEREVAQALGIPAGTVKSRLARAKAKMRDDLAPEGARA, encoded by the coding sequence GTGGATGACGACGACGCCGGGCTCTGGCCCCGGGTATGCCGAGGCGACGAGCTCGCGCTCGCCGCGCTGTTCGATCGGCACGAAGCGCGGCTGTTCCGCCACGCCACGAGACTGCTCACGCACCGCGAGGACGCGAAGGATGCCGTGACGGTGGCGTTCTTCGAACTCTGGCGCAAACGCGCGTCGGTGCGTCTGGTCGACGGGTCTCCGCTGCCGTGGCTGCTGACGGCGGTGGCGCACTGCGCACGCAACCTCGAGCGCTCGGGGAGGCGGTACCGCACCCTGCTCGAGCGTGTGCCCGCGGCACCGCCCGTTCCGGCGCCCGACGTCGACGACGGCGCCGTGCTGGGCGCCCTGAAACGGCTCCCCGAACGGGAGCAGGCCGTCGTCGTGCTGGCGGTGCTCGAGGGCTACGCCGAACGCGAGGTGGCCCAAGCCCTCGGCATCCCCGCGGGAACGGTCAAGTCGCGTCTCGCCCGCGCGAAGGCGAAGATGCGCGACGACCTCGCGCCGGAAGGAGCACGGGCATGA
- a CDS encoding benzoate/H(+) symporter BenE family transporter, whose product MTENPAASLTRPLIAGVVTALVGFTSTFAVVLTGLRAVGATAEQAASGLLAITLVVGVGCIVLAGRYRIPITVAWSTPGVALLAATGAVDGGWPAVVGGFLVSAALILCTALFPPLGALIARIPPSIAQAMLAGVLLPLCVAPFLGLIQDPWGVAPVLIVWLVASRLLPRWAVPLAFLAAIAVVAVELARTGVDADAATLLPRLEFTVPTLTVGSVVGIALPLFVVTMASQNVPGVAVMRSLGYTIPWRPAMLVTGLGSAAAAGFGGHAMNLGAISAAIAAGPDSHPDPKKRWVAGVSAGSTYLVLGALSAAFAAIVLLAPAGVIPAVAGVALFGAFGSAVQQAIDDPGERLPAVVTFLVAASGIAVFGVSAAFWALVAGLVTRAVLHVGRRAG is encoded by the coding sequence ATGACCGAGAATCCCGCCGCCTCCCTCACCCGTCCGCTCATCGCCGGGGTGGTCACCGCCCTCGTCGGCTTCACCAGCACTTTCGCGGTCGTCCTCACCGGTCTCCGGGCCGTCGGGGCGACGGCGGAGCAGGCGGCCAGCGGGCTGCTCGCCATCACCCTGGTCGTCGGTGTCGGGTGCATCGTTCTCGCGGGGCGCTACCGCATTCCCATCACCGTCGCGTGGTCGACCCCCGGCGTCGCGTTGCTCGCCGCCACGGGTGCGGTCGACGGCGGATGGCCCGCCGTGGTGGGCGGCTTCCTCGTGTCGGCGGCGCTCATCCTCTGCACCGCGCTGTTCCCCCCGCTCGGGGCCCTGATCGCCCGCATTCCCCCCTCGATCGCGCAGGCGATGCTGGCCGGTGTGCTGCTGCCGCTGTGCGTGGCACCGTTCCTGGGCCTGATCCAAGACCCGTGGGGCGTGGCACCGGTGCTGATCGTCTGGCTCGTGGCCTCGCGTCTGCTGCCCCGCTGGGCCGTGCCGCTGGCCTTCCTCGCCGCCATCGCCGTGGTCGCCGTGGAGCTGGCGCGTACCGGCGTCGACGCGGATGCCGCGACCTTGCTGCCGCGGCTGGAGTTCACCGTCCCCACGCTCACCGTCGGATCGGTGGTGGGCATCGCGCTGCCGCTGTTCGTGGTGACCATGGCGTCGCAGAACGTCCCCGGCGTCGCCGTGATGCGCAGCCTCGGCTACACGATCCCGTGGCGCCCCGCGATGCTGGTCACCGGCCTCGGATCGGCCGCCGCGGCGGGCTTCGGCGGACACGCGATGAACCTGGGGGCCATCAGCGCGGCGATCGCCGCCGGCCCCGACTCCCACCCCGACCCGAAGAAGCGCTGGGTGGCGGGCGTCTCGGCGGGCAGCACCTATCTCGTGCTGGGCGCGCTGTCGGCGGCCTTTGCCGCGATCGTGCTGCTGGCCCCGGCAGGCGTCATCCCGGCGGTGGCGGGCGTCGCGCTGTTCGGCGCCTTCGGCTCGGCGGTGCAGCAGGCCATCGATGATCCCGGCGAGCGGCTCCCCGCCGTGGTGACGTTCCTGGTCGCGGCATCCGGGATCGCGGTGTTCGGGGTGAGCGCGGCCTTCTGGGCGCTCGTGGCGGGCCTCGTCACGCGCGCGGTGCTGCACGTGGGGCGCCGCGCCGGCTGA